One window of the Trifolium pratense cultivar HEN17-A07 linkage group LG2, ARS_RC_1.1, whole genome shotgun sequence genome contains the following:
- the LOC123905536 gene encoding transcription factor MYB74-like, translating to MGRTPCCEKNNGLKKGPWTTEEDQKLIDYIQKHGYGNWRTLPKNAGLQRCGKSCRLRWTNYLRPDIKRGRFSFEEEETIIQLHSILGNKWSAIASRLPGRTDNEIKNYWNTHIRKRLLRMGIDPVTHSPRLDLLDLSSFLCSSQMNNFQNLLNMQQPLVMNPELLKLLFATSSHQQDYSNNQNQPFNPPIQNQIPLSNFGQFQDQVQQVPNFNANVCTTTFTTPCVSSSLPNESHLFEPKVEPYTSNFNDLSNYQQYFGHDIENWHENGFGLSTLKEDYVPQLSSHNYYYGSDNQNLMYRNSNQILSTPSSSTTPTPLNSNSTCILGSNTEDERESYESCNRLNFEIPAHILEANDFM from the exons ATGGGAAGAACACCTTGTTGTGAGAAGAATAATGGTCTTAAAAAAGGACCTTGGACAACTGAGGAGGATCAAAAACTCATTGATTACATTCAAAAACATGGTTATGGCAATTGGAGGACACTCCCAAAGAATGCTG GTTTGCAAAGATGTGGTAAAAGTTGTCGTCTACGTTGGACAAACTATCTCCGACCAGACATAAAACGAGGTCGATTTTCATTTGAAGAGGAAGAGACTATAATTCAACTACATAGCATTCTTGGCaacaa GTGGTCAGCGATTGCATCTCGATTACCAGGAAGGACGGACAACGAAATAAAGAACTACTGGAACACACACATTAGAAAAAGGCTTTTGAGAATGGGAATTGATCCGGTAACACATAGTCCTAGACTTGACTTATTGGACCTCTCTTCTTTTCTATGTTCATCTCAAATGAACAATTTCCAAAATCTCCTTAACATGCAACAACCTTTGGTCATGAATCCTGAGCTTCTAAAGTTACTCTTCGCAACCTCATCACATCAACAAGATTATAGTAATAATCAAAACCAACCCTTCAATCCTCCAATACAAAATCAAATTCCACTTTCAAATTTTGGTCAATTCCAAGACCAAGTTCAACAAGTACCTAATTTTAATGCCAATGTTTGTACTACCACATTCACCACCCCTTGTGTTTCATCTTCATTACCTAATGAATCACATTTATTTGAACCCAAAGTTGAACCATATACATCAAATTTCAATGACCTTAGTAATTACCAACAATATTTTGGTCATGATATTGAAAATTGGCATGAAAATGGATTTGGTTTAAGTACCTTAAAAGAGGATTATGTACCTCAATTATCAAGCcataattattattatggtTCAGATAATCAAAATCTCATGTATcgaaattcaaaccaaattttatcAACACCATCATCTAGTACTACTCCAACACCTTTGAATTCAAATTCCACGTGTATCCTTGGGAGCAATACAGAAGATGAGAGAGAAAGTTATGAAAGTTGTAATAGGTTGAATTTTGAAATCCCTGCACACATTTTAGAGGCCAATGATTTCATGTAA